One part of the Rutidosis leptorrhynchoides isolate AG116_Rl617_1_P2 chromosome 1, CSIRO_AGI_Rlap_v1, whole genome shotgun sequence genome encodes these proteins:
- the LOC139886517 gene encoding uncharacterized protein — translation MPPKKRTNHILDSAVPSASDGASSSIELDSTRKKKKIINNISVRNSNPINISTRVTSSSPNPTCFCGDIGFPLDPLRQHTVGLLSGVRIAQPTHCPNDIEGVTNAYDDVGDCNCVCSFCGAMFWYDERLKTSSSAIRFNRCCEGGRVDLPREEEPPAIIVQLLSNKIYVDNIRAYNQMFSMASYGAQIDDTINSGRGPYVFKISGQVYHWIGSLCPEEGNPPRFLQLYIYDTVIEVRNRMRFFGGDNSDVLRAEIVRHLIEVLDAKNELVKLFRTTRDMIETSDVPDLRIRLYSVIGTRQYELPTSDAIGAIVFYSGDNTRTDYDMIIEYKGFPLLYMYGQPGYHPELRLRNVRGVGGRRKDKMTMNMFYSYQLHDRGDHYGADVGSRTILPASFTGGPRYMYSHYLDALAICRVHSNPKFFITFTCKAKWPEIRRYLRKFPGLTSTDRGDIVARIFNMKVKQFVSVLKQEELFGPSTAVLYTIEFQKRGLPHCHTLIWIKPSLRSYQPQDVDRFISAELSDPVRDPNGFRVVSDMMMHGPCGLLNKKAPCMEESESTRESFCSKKFPKPFNEQTYFYKDGYVHYQRHNLGISADKKICRLDNGYVVPYNRTLCLRFHAHINVEWCGWSMLIKYLFKYISKGTDRVVAYIPRPIGCSTSTDIEQNSNVDEIKNFVDARFICAPEACWRIFNFPIHSREPAVQILAVHLKDMQLVKFHSNQRLKSIVNNPVSKKTTLTEWLFYNRNSSDRRHLTYLDFPLEFVWADDHKRWKRRCNLNKPSIGRLTYMHPAFGEVFYLRMLLCHQKVALHLKI, via the exons ATGCCGCCTAAAAAACGGACTAATCATATACTAGACTCTGCTGTACCATCTGCTTCTGATGGTGCAAGTAGTAGCATAGAATTAGACTCAACTAGAAAAAAGaagaaaataattaataatataagtgTTCGGAATAGTAACCCGATCAACATAAGTACCCGTGTGACTTCTTCAAGCCCAAATCCGACCTGTTTCTGTGGTGATATCGGCTTCCCGTTGGATCCTTTGCGTCAACATACAG tTGGACTGTTGTCTGGTGTACGTATTGCTCAGCCTACTCACTGCCCAAATGATATAGAGG GGGTGACAAATGCATACGACGATGTTGGTGATTGTAATTGTGTTTGTTCTTTTTGTGGTGCCATGTTTTGGTATGATGAAAGACTAAAAACCTCATCAAGCGCTATAAGATTCAATCGTTGTTGTGAAGGGGGTCGTGTCGATCTACCACGTGAAGAAGAACCCCCTGCTATCATTGTGCAGTTATTAAGTAACAAAATTTATGTTGATAATATTCGAGCGTATAATCAGATGTTTAGTATGGCCTCATATGGAGCTCAAATAGATGATACTATTAATAGTGGTAGAGGACCATATGTATTTAAGATCTCGGGCCAAGTTTATCACTGGATTGGGTCATTATGTCCGGAGGAGGGTAATCCTCCCCGATTTTTGCAACTATACATATATGATACGGTGATCGAAGTCCGAAATAGAATGAGGTTCTTTGGTGGGGACAACTCCGATGTTCTTAGGGCTGAAATTGTAAGGCATCTGATAGAGGTTCTAGATGCTAAGAATGAGTTAGTTAAGTTGTTTAGAACTACAAGAGACATGATCGAGACGAGTGATGTTCCCGATTTACGTATTAGGCTTTATAGTGTTATTGGTACAAGGCAATACGAGTTGCCTACCAGTGATGCTATTGGTGCTATTGTTTTTTATTCGGGTGATAATACCAGAACTGATTATGACATGATCATAGAGTATAAGGGG TTTCCGTTACTATATATGTATGGGCAGCCGGGATACCATCCGGAACTAAGACTGAGAAATGTGCGTGGAGTTGGCGGTAGGAGAAAGGATAAGATGACCATGAACATGTTCTATAGCTATCAGTTACATGATAG GGGAGACCATTATGGAGCTGATGTTGGTTCGAGGACCATATTACCTGCATCGTTCACGGGGGGTCCCAGATACATGTATAGCCACTATTTGGATGCACTTGCTATATGTCGTGTACACAGCAATCCAAAgtttttcattacatttacttgtaAAGCCAAGTGGCCGGAAATCAGAAGGTATTTGCGTAAATTTCCGGGGCTAACTTCGACTGATCGTGGTGACATCGTCGCTAGGATTTTCAATATGAAAGTCAAGCAATTTGTCTCTGTTTTAAAACAAGAAGAATTATTTGGTCCTTCAACAGCTG TGCTTTACACGATCGAGTTTCAGAAAAGGGGGCTTCCGCATTGTCATACATTAATATGGATAAAGCCGTCTCTGAGATCCTATCAACCACAGGATGTGGACCGATTCATTTCAGCCGAATTATCAGACCCCGTCAGAGATCCTAATGGTTTTAGAGTTGTGTCTGACATGATGATGCATGGTCCTTGCGGGTTGCTAAACAAAAAAGCTCCCTGCATGGAGGAATCAGAATCTACACGAGAATCTTTTTGTTCCAAGAAATTCCCTAAACCGTTCAATGAGCAAACGTATTTCTATAAAGACGGTTACGTGCATTACCAAAGGCACAATCTAGGTATCTCAGCCGACAAGAAGATTTGCAGGCTTGATAATGGCTACGTAGTACCGTATAACCGTACATTATGTTTACGTTTTCATGCACACATCAATGTTGAATGGTGCGGCTGGTCGATGCTTATTAAATATCTATTCAAATATATATCCAAGGGGACCGATCGTGTTGTTGCTTACATTCCCAGACCCATTGGTTGTAGCACTTCTACCGACATTGAGCAGAACTCGAACGTTGACGAAATAAAAAACTTTGTCGATGCTCGGTTTATCTGTGCGCCTGAGGCATGCTGGAGAATATTTAACTTTCCGATTCACAGTCGTGAACCTGCCGTGCAAATACTTGCCGTTCATTTGAAAGATATGCAGTTGGTTAAGTTTCATTCCAATCAGCGTCTAAAATCGATTGTGAACAACCCAGTTTCTAAGAAAACGACATTGACAGAATGGCTGTTTTATAACAGAAATTCTAGCGACAGAAGACATTTAACATATCTAGACTTTCCTCTAGAATTTGTCTGGGCTGATGATCATAAAAGGTGGAAAAGAAGGTGCAATCTGAATAAGCCATCTATAGGTCGGCTCACATACATGCATCCTGCATTCGGTGAAGTATTTTATCTGCGGATGCTACTATGCCATCAAAAGGTAGCACTTCATTTGAAGATCTGA